The Desulfovibrio fairfieldensis sequence TGAATGGACGCAAAGACTTTGTTTGAAAGAGACTTTACTCTTTCCCGTGTTGCTGAAATCAGCCGGATGCATCGTTGCCATGAAGAGCCGAGAAATGTCTCGTTTTCCTGCGACTGGGCAGAGGGAAGCGGTGTGGCCTTTGAGCCTTTTAAGGGCGTTCAGTTTGGGGTTTGCGGTCCAATCACTGTTACACGGGAAAAGGTTTCCCATCTTCGTTGTGAATCCTCCGTGCTGGTATGCATTGTTGTCGCTTCAGGCGAAACGCATATAGAGTTTGACTGCAAATCTGAAAATACTGTTTCTGTAACTTCAAATATGTTTGCGCTTGGGGAGCTTTCGGATGTGGATGTCGCGCTGCGTTTGCCGAGACAGAATGATTACAGGCATGTCGGCATTTTCATCTCCAGGAATTTTTTGGAAAGCACTTTCGGGCAGGGAGCCTATGCACATTTGAAAGAAGTGCTGCGCGGAATGGGAAGCAACGGCAGGACGCCCATAATGGCTGCCGGCATCGCCAGCGCGGAATGCATGAAATGCGTGAGGTGCTTCATCGAAAACAGGGGATGCTTTAATAATAATGAGCTCTATGTTAAATACTCCATCCTCGAATTCTTTTTCAAGGCTATGCGCAGCGCGGAAAAAAGGATGGAAAGCTCTGACGTTTGTTTTATGGACGATGAGATATGCAGGATAAAAAAACTAAAAAATGAAATAGAGAATCAATTTCTGATGATAGACACTGTTGAGGAATTGTATTCAAAAGTCGGCATAAACAGATCGAAAATAAACCAGGGTTTCAAGCATCTTTATGGAGTAAGTATCGCCAAGTTTGTTCATAAATGCAAAATGGAATATGCCTATTCAATGCTGGAAAAGCGTCGGATGAACGTCAGTCAATGCGCGTTTGCCATAGGCTATTCCAATGTCGGACACTTTATCAGCGCATATAAAAAGCTTTATGGTATAACACCCAAGCAGACAATGCGCCAATTTTCGACACTGTCCAATTAGAGCATTTTAACTTTAAAATGCTCTAACGCCGAACACCGTGAGGCGTGCCGCGAAGCGGCGTGGATTCGGGGAAAAACCGCGTTTTTCCCGAATGAATCCTTTGAAACGTGTAGTGTTTCAAAGGTAATCTGCTCTAGGACCTGTCGGCACTGCGTTCTTTATCCGTAGGCAGCTTGCTGCAACGGTTGAGGCAAGAATACACTTCTTTTATGAAAGTCTCGCTCTCCTTACCTGACCGACCTGAAAGGAGTTGAAGCCGTGGCTGTAGGCGTGCAGCGCCATACGCACATCAAGAGCGGAGCGAACAGAATCACAGTAGTATCAGGTCCTGGTGCGCATTGGGCAGGGCGAGCCCCAGGGTATCGACAGCCGCGATAAATTGCGTTTTTTGCGGCAGAGGACAGCGTGCATTTTGAACTGTGCAATATTT is a genomic window containing:
- a CDS encoding helix-turn-helix domain-containing protein; this encodes MDAKTLFERDFTLSRVAEISRMHRCHEEPRNVSFSCDWAEGSGVAFEPFKGVQFGVCGPITVTREKVSHLRCESSVLVCIVVASGETHIEFDCKSENTVSVTSNMFALGELSDVDVALRLPRQNDYRHVGIFISRNFLESTFGQGAYAHLKEVLRGMGSNGRTPIMAAGIASAECMKCVRCFIENRGCFNNNELYVKYSILEFFFKAMRSAEKRMESSDVCFMDDEICRIKKLKNEIENQFLMIDTVEELYSKVGINRSKINQGFKHLYGVSIAKFVHKCKMEYAYSMLEKRRMNVSQCAFAIGYSNVGHFISAYKKLYGITPKQTMRQFSTLSN